One window of Sphingomonas sp. SORGH_AS_0879 genomic DNA carries:
- a CDS encoding cytochrome b, giving the protein MNDSVSDAARDEDQAQCVEADRGHFNVLARVLHWGMAAAIFAMLFMGVGMTTSLTWRPVLLDLHQPLGLAILLLVVVRLANRLRHGAPALPPETPRLQALAATASHWMLYGLMVLLPLIGWGMRSAGGWPVRMIQGWNLPPIAPTDPTVYALLRDAHSILAWLLFAVVIAHLSAALLHGWIYRDGVFSSMARGPARSA; this is encoded by the coding sequence ATGAACGACAGCGTGTCCGATGCCGCACGGGATGAAGACCAAGCGCAATGCGTCGAGGCGGACCGAGGGCATTTCAACGTCCTGGCGCGGGTGCTGCACTGGGGGATGGCGGCGGCAATCTTCGCCATGCTCTTTATGGGTGTCGGCATGACGACGTCGCTGACCTGGCGTCCGGTGCTGCTCGACCTGCACCAGCCGCTCGGGCTCGCCATCCTGCTGCTGGTCGTCGTCCGGCTGGCCAACCGGTTGCGTCACGGCGCCCCGGCGCTACCGCCCGAGACACCCCGGCTCCAGGCGCTGGCGGCGACCGCCAGCCACTGGATGCTCTACGGCCTGATGGTCCTGCTCCCGCTGATCGGCTGGGGGATGCGATCGGCCGGGGGCTGGCCCGTCAGGATGATCCAGGGATGGAATTTGCCGCCGATCGCCCCGACCGACCCGACGGTTTATGCCCTGTTGCGCGATGCGCATAGCATTCTGGCGTGGTTGCTGTTCGCGGTGGTGATCGCGCATCTGTCGGCGGCTTTGCTGCACGGCTGGATTTACCGCGACGGGGTGTTCTCGTCGATGGCGCGGGGCCCGGCGCGTTCCGCTTAG
- a CDS encoding catalase family peroxidase, translating to MADRHSLKRAWLPLASIAAIAGSLVAAFAWSAGLVGNRITTATFLADTPKPFPAGYRRAHGKGICFDGVFHASGAAASISTSRVFSQAQARAIGRFSIGTADPYAPDNSTRTVSMAMLITADDGEQWRMKMNNEPLFATHDAKGFLARIAAFAPDPATGQPDPTKVAAFYRDYPEARRVIEAKAKAPWPSSFAGAQYHAIHAYFFIGPDGRRQPVRWRWRPHAPFTGWSVEERAKADPDHLFKDIAERLTHGPLRWDLVLQLAEPGDPVDDPSQPWPATRRQIVGGTLEVTRVVDQAKGLCRDINFDPTLVPKGIALTNDPVLATRGGIYAHSYNARLREIGYGRATDAVGRGAGR from the coding sequence ATGGCTGACCGCCATTCGTTGAAACGCGCTTGGCTTCCGCTGGCGAGCATCGCGGCGATCGCCGGATCGCTGGTCGCGGCCTTTGCCTGGAGCGCCGGACTGGTCGGCAACCGGATCACCACCGCGACTTTCCTGGCCGATACGCCCAAACCCTTCCCGGCGGGCTATCGTCGCGCGCATGGCAAGGGCATCTGTTTCGATGGAGTCTTCCATGCGAGCGGTGCCGCTGCGTCAATTTCGACATCGCGGGTGTTTTCACAAGCGCAGGCACGGGCCATCGGCCGTTTCTCGATCGGGACGGCGGATCCCTATGCGCCGGACAATTCGACGCGCACCGTCAGCATGGCCATGCTGATCACCGCCGATGACGGTGAACAATGGCGCATGAAAATGAACAACGAGCCGCTCTTCGCGACCCATGATGCGAAAGGCTTCCTCGCCCGAATTGCCGCCTTTGCGCCCGATCCGGCGACCGGCCAGCCCGATCCGACGAAGGTCGCGGCGTTCTACCGAGATTATCCCGAAGCCCGCCGCGTCATCGAAGCGAAGGCCAAGGCGCCGTGGCCGAGCAGCTTCGCGGGCGCGCAATATCATGCCATCCACGCCTATTTCTTCATCGGCCCCGACGGGCGGCGCCAGCCGGTGCGATGGAGGTGGCGTCCCCATGCCCCATTTACCGGCTGGAGCGTCGAGGAACGCGCCAAGGCCGATCCCGATCACCTGTTCAAGGATATCGCCGAGCGCCTGACACACGGGCCGCTGCGCTGGGACCTCGTGCTGCAACTGGCGGAGCCGGGTGACCCGGTCGACGATCCGTCGCAGCCCTGGCCCGCGACACGCCGGCAGATCGTCGGCGGCACGTTGGAGGTCACGCGCGTGGTCGACCAGGCCAAGGGCCTATGCCGGGATATCAATTTCGATCCGACCCTCGTGCCGAAGGGCATCGCGCTCACGAACGATCCGGTGCTGGCCACGCGTGGCGGGATCTACGCGCATTCCTACAATGCCCGCCTCCGCGAGATCGGCTATGGTCGTGCCACGGATGCGGTCGGCAGGGGAGCCGGTCGATGA
- a CDS encoding LysR family transcriptional regulator, protein MSRNLQEIAAFVAVADRLSFQRAALDRGVTRSTLSHAVRTLEERLGVRLLNRTTRSVSLTEAGRLLHSRAKQALGELDQAVDAVDDFRGEPHGSLRLTVPRSVSVSIIGAVTALASTYPRLSVEIDSNDRMVDIVAEGFDAGIRFGIAMQQDMIAVRLNQAFHFAVLASPAYLAGRDLPMSPDDLVHHCCILYRLPSGVLTPWMFERNGQISKTNVTGSLILNDQSLMIEAALQGAGLAFVFEEGARAHIDSGRLIRCLPDYRAQFSELFLYYSGRRHVSAALRSLIDHLKNPK, encoded by the coding sequence ATGAGTCGAAATCTCCAGGAAATCGCCGCGTTCGTGGCCGTCGCCGACAGGCTCAGCTTTCAGCGGGCCGCTCTCGATCGCGGGGTGACACGGTCCACGCTCAGCCACGCGGTACGGACGCTGGAGGAACGGCTGGGGGTTCGGCTGCTCAACAGGACGACGCGGAGCGTCTCGCTGACCGAGGCTGGCCGCCTCTTACATTCCCGTGCCAAGCAGGCCCTGGGCGAACTCGACCAGGCCGTCGATGCCGTCGATGATTTCCGGGGCGAGCCGCACGGATCGCTTCGTCTCACCGTCCCCCGTTCGGTCAGCGTCAGCATCATCGGCGCGGTCACCGCGCTGGCCTCGACCTATCCCCGCTTGTCGGTGGAAATCGATTCCAATGACCGAATGGTGGACATCGTCGCCGAGGGGTTCGACGCCGGTATCCGGTTCGGCATCGCCATGCAGCAGGACATGATCGCGGTGCGCCTGAACCAGGCCTTCCACTTCGCAGTTCTTGCCTCGCCCGCCTATCTGGCCGGGCGGGACCTGCCGATGAGCCCGGACGACCTCGTCCACCACTGCTGTATCCTGTACCGGCTACCGAGCGGCGTTCTGACACCCTGGATGTTCGAGCGTAACGGCCAGATCAGCAAGACGAACGTCACGGGGTCGCTGATCCTCAACGATCAATCGCTCATGATCGAAGCCGCCCTGCAAGGTGCCGGCCTTGCCTTCGTTTTCGAAGAGGGCGCGCGGGCGCATATCGACAGCGGACGGCTGATCCGATGCCTGCCCGATTATCGCGCACAGTTCAGCGAGCTGTTCCTTTACTATTCCGGGCGTCGGCATGTGTCCGCCGCGCTCAGGTCCCTTATCGACCACTTGAAGAACCCGAAGTAG
- a CDS encoding helix-turn-helix transcriptional regulator, whose protein sequence is MATDFDNGLGRYLKDRRSRLDPDAFGFSTQRRRTPGLRREEVAQRANISPTWYTWLEQGRGGAPSPDVLNRIARGLMLTDAEREHLFMLALGRPPEVRYKATDTVTPRLQRLLDMMIASPAIIKTATWDVVAWNQAAALVLTDYGTLPPKERNILRLVFCNDRIRGSQEDWESTARFVVGAFRADAARAGAVSEVGQLVTELCATSPDFAALWADNDVRFHGEGSKRLRHPELGPIELEYSGFAVDGRPDLGMIVYNPVDPAVADRVRSLVAG, encoded by the coding sequence ATGGCGACTGACTTCGACAATGGTCTCGGCCGCTATCTGAAGGATCGCCGTAGCCGGCTTGATCCGGACGCGTTCGGCTTTTCGACACAGCGTCGCCGGACCCCCGGCCTGAGACGCGAGGAGGTGGCGCAGCGCGCCAACATCAGCCCGACTTGGTACACCTGGCTTGAACAGGGACGGGGCGGGGCACCCTCGCCCGACGTGCTGAACCGCATCGCGCGCGGGCTGATGCTGACCGACGCCGAGCGCGAGCATCTGTTCATGCTGGCGCTCGGCCGCCCGCCCGAAGTCCGTTATAAGGCAACCGATACGGTGACGCCGCGCTTGCAACGTCTGCTCGACATGATGATCGCCAGCCCGGCGATCATCAAGACCGCGACTTGGGACGTGGTGGCGTGGAACCAGGCTGCGGCGCTCGTGCTGACCGATTACGGCACGCTGCCGCCTAAGGAGCGCAACATATTGCGGCTCGTCTTCTGCAACGACCGGATCCGCGGATCGCAGGAGGATTGGGAAAGCACCGCCCGTTTCGTCGTCGGCGCCTTTCGAGCCGATGCGGCGCGGGCCGGTGCTGTGTCGGAAGTCGGCCAGCTCGTCACCGAGCTTTGCGCGACAAGCCCGGACTTCGCGGCGCTCTGGGCGGACAACGACGTGCGCTTCCACGGCGAGGGGAGTAAGCGGCTCCGCCATCCCGAGTTAGGGCCGATCGAGCTGGAATATTCGGGCTTCGCGGTCGATGGCCGCCCCGATCTTGGCATGATCGTCTACAACCCTGTCGATCCCGCCGTCGCCGATCGCGTCCGGTCGCTCGTTGCCGGGTAG
- a CDS encoding SDR family oxidoreductase, translating into MRVFLTGATGFIGSHIIPELLGAGHRVLGLTRSDAGADALVAAGAEAHRGDIEDLESLTEGAAACNGVIHTAFDHNFADFLENCQKDRRAIEALGAGLEGTSKPLIITSSTAMGSTALGEPASEDVFNAYSPNPRIASELAGEALYGRGIHVIVLRNSQIHDTRKQGLVSDLIGLACKKGVSAYVGEGANTWSAAHVLDTARLYRMALERNEAGARYHGTAEGAISLRDIAEAIGQTFGLPLRSVSTDEAGAHFGWLAAFASKDMSASSTLTRKHLGWQPEGPTLLTDICGMTAAG; encoded by the coding sequence ATGCGCGTGTTTCTGACCGGGGCGACCGGCTTTATCGGCTCCCACATCATCCCCGAGCTGCTGGGTGCCGGGCATCGCGTGTTGGGCCTCACCCGATCGGATGCTGGCGCTGACGCGCTGGTTGCGGCGGGGGCCGAGGCGCATCGGGGCGATATCGAGGATCTGGAAAGCCTGACAGAAGGCGCGGCCGCCTGCAACGGTGTGATCCACACGGCGTTCGACCATAATTTTGCGGACTTCCTGGAAAACTGCCAGAAGGATCGGCGTGCCATCGAGGCGCTGGGCGCAGGCCTGGAAGGTACATCCAAGCCGCTCATCATCACGTCCAGTACCGCCATGGGATCGACCGCACTGGGCGAGCCGGCATCGGAGGATGTCTTCAATGCCTATAGTCCCAACCCGCGGATAGCCTCCGAATTGGCAGGGGAGGCGCTGTACGGGCGCGGTATCCACGTCATCGTGCTGCGTAACTCTCAGATCCATGACACCCGCAAGCAAGGGTTGGTCAGCGACCTCATCGGGCTTGCCTGTAAGAAGGGCGTCTCAGCCTATGTCGGCGAGGGCGCCAACACATGGTCGGCCGCGCACGTTCTCGACACCGCCCGTCTTTACCGGATGGCGCTGGAGCGGAACGAGGCCGGCGCGCGCTACCATGGCACCGCTGAAGGCGCGATCAGCTTGCGCGACATTGCCGAGGCGATCGGCCAGACGTTCGGCCTGCCGTTGAGGTCCGTGAGCACGGACGAGGCTGGTGCGCATTTCGGCTGGCTTGCAGCATTCGCATCGAAGGACATGTCAGCATCTAGCACGTTGACGCGGAAGCATTTGGGTTGGCAACCCGAAGGTCCGACTTTGCTCACCGACATCTGCGGTATGACGGCCGCAGGCTGA
- a CDS encoding ISNCY family transposase, with translation MTVLTMSAAEITRFDTLMRVDRGEIRIPDAMELLGLQRRQIYRLLRRLRHEGAAGLVSRKRGRPRNRRFSDAFRAEVVALVREHYADFGPTLAREYLAERHGLGLSCETLRQIMMEAGLWKDRAARRPRPYQPRYRRDCRGELVQVDGSKHWWFEERGPQCTLLVFIDDATSELRHLEMVESESTFSYMRATRTYLERHGKPVAFYTDKHSAFRNNTASANGDGMTHLGRALDRLNIELICANSPQAKGRVERANATLQDRLVKAMRLHRINTIDEANAFLPSYMVQHNQRFAKAPFDPRDLHRPLAIHENLEAEMVWREQRTVTGALTLHYNKAMFILEPSPVAQGLARKKVDVCEYPDGRLEIQHDGEVLPYRVFDKMRRVNQAPVVDNKHLDAALALAHAIQQVQPHHAKRNNNEPARTAQPGGMFKTPSPVPPGPKLDRRKLGNQRLKRGPRLSNDELVGRGLGEYVHQQTG, from the coding sequence ATGACGGTGCTGACGATGAGTGCTGCAGAGATCACCCGGTTCGACACGTTGATGCGGGTCGACCGCGGCGAGATCCGGATCCCGGACGCGATGGAACTGCTGGGCCTCCAGCGGCGGCAAATTTACCGGCTGCTCCGCCGTCTTCGGCATGAAGGCGCTGCGGGCCTCGTCTCGCGCAAGCGCGGGCGGCCGCGCAACCGGCGCTTTAGCGATGCCTTCCGCGCCGAGGTGGTCGCGCTGGTGCGCGAACACTATGCCGACTTCGGCCCGACGCTCGCGCGCGAGTACCTCGCCGAGCGCCATGGTCTGGGACTGTCGTGTGAAACGCTGCGACAGATCATGATGGAAGCCGGCCTCTGGAAAGACCGCGCAGCTAGGCGCCCTCGCCCCTATCAGCCCCGCTACCGGCGCGACTGTCGCGGCGAGCTGGTCCAGGTCGACGGCTCAAAACATTGGTGGTTCGAGGAACGCGGCCCGCAATGCACGCTGCTGGTGTTCATCGACGACGCCACGAGCGAGCTGAGGCACCTCGAGATGGTCGAGAGCGAGAGCACGTTTTCCTACATGCGCGCGACGAGGACGTACCTTGAGCGGCACGGCAAGCCGGTCGCCTTCTATACGGACAAGCACAGCGCCTTCCGCAACAACACGGCCTCGGCAAACGGCGACGGGATGACCCATCTTGGGCGCGCGCTGGACCGGCTGAACATCGAGCTGATCTGCGCAAACTCGCCGCAGGCGAAGGGCCGTGTGGAGCGCGCCAATGCCACGCTGCAGGACCGGCTCGTCAAGGCGATGCGGCTCCACCGCATCAACACCATCGACGAAGCCAACGCCTTCCTCCCCTCCTACATGGTGCAGCACAATCAACGGTTCGCCAAGGCGCCGTTCGACCCGCGCGATCTGCACCGGCCGCTCGCCATCCACGAGAACCTCGAAGCCGAGATGGTCTGGCGCGAGCAGCGCACCGTCACGGGCGCCCTCACCCTCCATTACAACAAGGCGATGTTCATCCTGGAGCCGTCCCCGGTCGCACAGGGCCTCGCCCGCAAGAAGGTGGATGTGTGCGAGTATCCGGATGGCCGGCTCGAGATCCAGCACGACGGCGAAGTCCTGCCCTATCGCGTCTTCGACAAGATGCGCCGCGTGAACCAGGCGCCGGTGGTCGACAATAAGCACCTCGACGCAGCACTCGCCCTCGCTCACGCCATCCAGCAAGTGCAGCCGCACCACGCCAAGCGCAACAACAACGAGCCTGCGCGTACCGCCCAGCCCGGCGGCATGTTCAAGACCCCCTCGCCCGTACCCCCTGGACCGAAGCTGGATCGCCGCAAACTGGGCAATCAGCGCCTCAAGCGAGGTCCCCGCCTTTCCAACGATGAACTTGTTGGGCGTGGCTTGGGAGAGTACGTCCACCAGCAGACAGGATGA
- a CDS encoding polysaccharide biosynthesis tyrosine autokinase codes for MRKATDVLHVVENRASDGHDTPRLPLLRQYLRIALRWRYVVGGIVAGCLLLGIIITFMMTRQYTATTTVEISRESNNIVAIQGVEREAGLADQEFYQTQYGLLRSQSLAERVAGQLRLVDDPTFFTQFHVKSKAPAFELINGHYSPTGRQVRLRVAGEVLLDHVDIAPTRLSRLVEIRVTTPSPELSAKIANAWTASFIQASLERRYQATSYARNFLENRIETLRVRLESSERKLVAYASAQKIINLPGSTEQGRSSNDRSILTDDLTSLNTALASATADRIAAQARYEKRGASGTSAEALRNVAINNLRQRRAELAAEYKRLMLQFQPEYPAAQAVAAQISQLDQSIAREEARVTGSLDADYRQSLDREQRLKARVEALKQGFLDLRRRSIQYNIFQREVDTNRQLYDGLLQRYKEIGVAGGVGVNNVAIVDPADVPDRPSSPRLALNLALALILGCGLGVLSALALEQIDEAIVDPADIQNELGVPLLGSVPKLREGEPKDALLDRKSALVDAYMAVQTNLQFTSEAGVPRSIAVTSTRPAEGKSTTALALATTLARAHKRVILIDGDMRSPSIHHLIGVSHDHGLSNFLSGQDDIQSLLVDGGALGFAVMTAGPIPPNAAELLTGDRLKLLIERLLEEFDHVVIDSPPVMGLADAALIGSHVQGIVYAVEAHGTRTSVVKIALSRLVSSRVRLLGMVVTKFESKKASYGYGYDYGYGYGRAGQDV; via the coding sequence ATGAGAAAAGCCACCGACGTCTTGCACGTTGTCGAAAACCGAGCGAGCGATGGGCATGATACGCCACGATTGCCGCTCTTGAGGCAGTATCTTCGCATCGCTCTTCGCTGGCGCTATGTGGTCGGCGGCATCGTCGCGGGCTGCTTGCTGCTCGGCATCATCATCACCTTCATGATGACGCGGCAGTACACCGCGACGACGACCGTCGAGATTTCGCGTGAATCGAACAATATCGTTGCCATCCAGGGCGTAGAACGCGAAGCGGGGCTAGCCGATCAGGAATTCTATCAGACCCAATACGGGTTGCTGCGATCACAGTCGCTGGCAGAGCGTGTCGCAGGACAGCTCAGGCTTGTCGACGACCCCACCTTCTTCACGCAGTTCCACGTCAAATCGAAGGCCCCCGCTTTCGAACTGATCAATGGTCACTACAGCCCGACCGGGCGGCAGGTCCGCCTGCGTGTTGCGGGAGAAGTATTGCTAGACCACGTCGATATTGCACCGACGCGCCTGTCGCGGCTCGTTGAAATCCGCGTGACGACACCCAGCCCTGAACTGTCGGCAAAGATCGCCAACGCCTGGACCGCCAGCTTCATCCAGGCGTCGTTGGAGCGGCGCTATCAAGCCACGTCCTATGCACGCAATTTTCTTGAAAACCGTATCGAAACTTTGCGGGTTCGCCTTGAGTCATCCGAACGAAAGCTGGTCGCCTATGCTTCGGCTCAGAAGATCATCAATCTCCCGGGCTCGACGGAGCAAGGGCGGTCATCCAATGACCGGTCGATCCTGACGGATGATCTGACGTCCCTGAATACGGCATTGGCATCGGCTACTGCCGATCGGATCGCGGCTCAGGCGCGTTACGAAAAGCGTGGCGCGTCGGGAACCAGCGCGGAAGCATTGCGCAACGTCGCAATCAACAATCTGCGTCAGCGGCGAGCCGAGCTAGCCGCCGAATATAAGCGGTTAATGCTTCAATTCCAGCCAGAATATCCTGCGGCCCAGGCAGTAGCCGCGCAGATAAGCCAGCTGGACCAGAGTATCGCGCGTGAAGAAGCCAGGGTCACCGGGTCGCTCGACGCCGATTATCGCCAATCTCTCGATCGTGAACAACGCCTCAAAGCGCGCGTCGAAGCATTGAAGCAAGGCTTTCTTGATCTACGCCGTCGGAGCATTCAATATAATATCTTCCAGCGCGAAGTAGATACGAATCGGCAACTATATGATGGCTTGCTGCAACGCTACAAAGAGATCGGCGTAGCGGGCGGGGTAGGCGTCAATAACGTTGCGATCGTCGATCCGGCGGACGTGCCCGATCGCCCATCGAGCCCCCGTTTGGCCCTGAATCTCGCGCTGGCGCTGATTCTCGGCTGCGGTCTTGGCGTGCTGTCGGCTCTGGCGCTGGAGCAGATCGATGAGGCCATCGTGGATCCGGCAGACATCCAGAACGAGCTCGGCGTGCCATTGCTGGGATCGGTTCCGAAGCTGCGGGAAGGTGAGCCCAAGGACGCGCTGCTGGACCGCAAATCGGCGTTGGTCGACGCATATATGGCGGTGCAGACTAACCTGCAGTTTACTTCCGAGGCTGGCGTGCCGCGCTCTATTGCGGTAACCAGCACCCGTCCGGCCGAGGGTAAGTCGACCACCGCGCTGGCACTGGCGACCACATTGGCGCGCGCCCACAAGCGCGTAATACTAATCGACGGCGACATGCGGTCGCCATCGATCCACCATCTAATCGGCGTGTCGCACGATCATGGCCTGAGCAACTTCCTGAGCGGGCAGGACGATATCCAATCGCTGCTCGTCGATGGTGGAGCGCTGGGTTTTGCGGTGATGACCGCTGGGCCGATTCCGCCCAATGCGGCCGAACTGCTGACCGGTGATCGGCTGAAGCTGCTGATCGAACGACTGCTGGAAGAATTCGATCATGTGGTGATCGATTCGCCGCCAGTCATGGGGCTGGCCGATGCTGCGCTGATCGGCAGCCATGTCCAGGGCATCGTCTATGCCGTCGAAGCGCACGGAACGCGGACGAGCGTGGTGAAGATCGCGCTGTCACGCCTCGTCAGCTCGCGGGTACGCCTCCTGGGTATGGTCGTAACCAAGTTCGAGAGCAAGAAGGCCAGCTATGGCTACGGGTACGACTATGGCTATGGCTATGGCCGCGCGGGTCAAGATGTCTGA
- a CDS encoding polysaccharide biosynthesis/export family protein: protein MPAPLRSDLTAPERASFVGPLDTISVDVFNVPEMSREVQVDAGGRIAMPLIGSIEAGGKTSAELASAIEGALRQRYVRDPQVTVNIRNAVSQVVTVDGQVTEPGLYPVTNQMTLLRAVASAKGLSEYARQEDVVILRTVDGRRMAGLYNLAAIREGRYADPAIYANDVIVVGDSSQRRMFRDIVGLSPLLAAPLLAILQK from the coding sequence ATGCCAGCGCCACTGCGCTCCGATCTCACGGCTCCGGAGCGTGCGAGCTTCGTCGGACCGCTCGATACCATTTCGGTCGACGTATTCAATGTTCCTGAAATGTCGAGGGAGGTGCAGGTCGATGCCGGTGGGCGCATTGCCATGCCGCTGATCGGTTCGATCGAAGCCGGCGGCAAGACATCTGCAGAGCTTGCAAGTGCGATCGAGGGAGCCCTTCGTCAGCGCTATGTCAGAGACCCCCAGGTGACGGTCAACATCCGTAACGCCGTCAGCCAAGTGGTAACGGTGGATGGGCAGGTCACCGAGCCAGGCCTTTACCCGGTGACAAACCAGATGACGTTGTTGCGCGCGGTAGCTTCGGCCAAGGGTCTGTCGGAATATGCACGGCAGGAGGATGTCGTCATTCTGCGCACGGTCGACGGACGGCGTATGGCAGGGCTTTATAATCTCGCTGCCATCCGGGAAGGGCGCTACGCTGATCCGGCGATTTACGCCAACGACGTCATTGTCGTGGGCGATTCTTCACAGCGCCGCATGTTCCGCGATATTGTCGGCCTGTCGCCATTGTTGGCGGCACCGCTCCTCGCGATCCTTCAAAAATAA
- a CDS encoding O-antigen ligase, whose amino-acid sequence MTTSPLSRIRQWCRDEQMLSILLMGGLLLVSCVAGGASRANQPGQLAVRVAAIIVLMILCFTRRTWTVSDVRMPLVIVGGAALVALYQLVPLPPSMWQALPGREPFVAAMAAGDQPWRPINLTPDAGWNALLSLIVPLAMIAILAILTQARAMAVVRLLLAIVIVAALLGSLQLSGATFDNPFINETVGEAAGIFANRNHQALLLACGLPLLGLWAFRQRGRRERERMAAALALAVWFLFLILLTGSRAGLILAMAGLLAMGCLAFPRLRRLRPRWVLPAVAGAGLLAVGAIVLIGMSSGRALSLQRLFASADDHDIRSTALPLLRNMAIHYFPFGSGMGSFDPMFRIVEPRSLLAPTYFNHAHNDALEIAIEGGLPAIMLLVLVIFCWGRLAITAWRDLNGGPGTALFGMGDTIADLGV is encoded by the coding sequence ATGACGACTTCGCCTTTGTCCCGGATAAGACAATGGTGCCGTGACGAGCAGATGCTCAGCATTCTGCTGATGGGTGGTCTGCTGTTGGTGTCATGCGTGGCGGGCGGCGCATCGCGCGCGAACCAGCCAGGCCAATTGGCGGTTCGCGTCGCGGCGATCATCGTGCTGATGATCCTGTGCTTTACGCGCCGGACCTGGACGGTCAGCGATGTCAGGATGCCGCTCGTGATTGTCGGAGGGGCGGCGCTTGTTGCCCTCTACCAGCTTGTTCCACTTCCGCCCTCGATGTGGCAGGCTCTGCCAGGTCGTGAACCATTCGTCGCTGCGATGGCGGCGGGCGATCAGCCGTGGCGACCGATTAACCTGACCCCCGATGCTGGGTGGAACGCCTTGCTTTCGCTGATCGTACCGCTGGCGATGATCGCAATCCTGGCGATACTGACCCAAGCCCGCGCTATGGCTGTCGTCCGGCTACTTTTGGCGATCGTGATTGTGGCCGCACTGCTCGGCTCGTTGCAACTCAGCGGCGCCACCTTCGACAATCCGTTCATCAATGAAACAGTCGGCGAGGCGGCGGGTATCTTCGCCAATCGCAATCACCAGGCTTTGCTGCTGGCCTGCGGTCTGCCCCTGTTGGGCCTATGGGCCTTTCGTCAGCGGGGGCGGCGGGAGCGCGAACGCATGGCTGCGGCGCTGGCGCTGGCGGTCTGGTTTCTGTTCCTTATCCTATTGACCGGATCGCGGGCCGGATTGATCTTGGCAATGGCCGGATTGCTGGCGATGGGATGTCTAGCCTTTCCCCGATTGCGTCGCCTGCGGCCAAGGTGGGTATTGCCAGCCGTGGCCGGTGCGGGGCTGCTGGCGGTTGGCGCGATCGTTTTGATTGGGATGAGCAGTGGACGGGCACTGTCGCTCCAACGGCTGTTTGCCAGTGCCGACGATCACGATATTCGCTCCACGGCGTTGCCGCTTCTGCGCAATATGGCGATACACTATTTCCCCTTCGGTTCAGGCATGGGGTCCTTCGATCCCATGTTCCGCATTGTCGAACCTCGTTCGTTGCTCGCCCCGACCTATTTCAATCATGCACATAACGACGCCCTGGAAATCGCGATCGAGGGCGGACTCCCCGCGATCATGCTGCTTGTGTTGGTCATCTTCTGCTGGGGCCGCCTGGCGATTACCGCGTGGCGTGATTTGAACGGCGGGCCGGGCACGGCCCTTTTCGGGATGGGCGATACTATCGCTGATCTTGGCGTCTAG